Proteins from a single region of Aureibacter tunicatorum:
- a CDS encoding DUF2492 family protein, whose translation MKDIKHVHEVIFFLQRNQDEEYPISLFPKILKKEFGDEITFRSCSEEGMSPDEVVGFLFNKGKILIVNECIRLHPDLKLCDGHLH comes from the coding sequence ATGAAAGATATCAAACACGTTCACGAAGTTATTTTCTTTTTGCAGAGAAATCAAGACGAAGAGTATCCTATATCCTTATTCCCAAAGATATTAAAAAAAGAATTTGGCGATGAAATCACATTCAGAAGTTGCTCTGAGGAAGGAATGAGTCCCGATGAGGTAGTCGGATTTTTATTTAATAAAGGAAAAATATTGATAGTAAATGAGTGTATTAGGCTACACCCTGATTTAAAATTATGCGACGGACATCTTCATTAA
- a CDS encoding mechanosensitive ion channel family protein, with translation MDQLEELSKYSELFKSLIIKYGTKVILAAITLIVGLWIIGVITRSFKKILKKREVDPTLTPFLVSITNIGLKVMLGVSVLSMLGVAMTSFVAILGAAGLAVGLALQGTLQNFAGGVLILGFRPFKVGDFIEAQGYMGTVEEIQIFNTILLTVDNKTVIIPNGGLSTGSMINFSAQKKRRVDFTFGIAYGDDVKKAKEIMQSVIDSDERILKGEDNFIGLIALADSSVNFTVRVWVNAENYWPVYFDTNEKMYDALSNGGLNIPFPQMDVHLHKTDDQSA, from the coding sequence ATGGATCAATTAGAAGAGCTTAGCAAGTATTCGGAGCTTTTTAAGTCGCTTATTATTAAATATGGCACTAAGGTTATATTAGCTGCTATTACCTTGATCGTTGGCCTTTGGATCATTGGTGTGATTACAAGGAGTTTCAAGAAGATTCTTAAGAAAAGAGAGGTAGACCCTACTTTGACTCCATTTTTGGTAAGTATTACCAATATTGGATTGAAAGTGATGCTAGGAGTTTCGGTGTTGAGCATGCTTGGGGTTGCTATGACTTCTTTTGTCGCAATTTTAGGTGCAGCTGGCTTGGCTGTTGGTTTAGCTTTGCAGGGAACTTTGCAGAACTTTGCAGGTGGGGTGCTTATTTTAGGCTTCAGGCCTTTTAAAGTTGGCGATTTTATTGAGGCGCAAGGTTATATGGGTACTGTCGAGGAGATTCAGATCTTCAATACAATACTATTGACAGTGGATAATAAAACAGTGATTATTCCCAATGGAGGTTTGTCAACGGGCTCGATGATCAACTTCTCAGCGCAAAAGAAACGTAGAGTTGATTTTACATTTGGTATCGCTTACGGAGACGATGTGAAAAAAGCCAAGGAAATCATGCAATCAGTTATTGATAGCGATGAGAGAATATTAAAAGGGGAAGATAATTTTATTGGCTTGATCGCCTTAGCTGACAGTTCTGTTAACTTTACTGTAAGAGTATGGGTGAATGCTGAAAATTATTGGCCGGTGTATTTTGATACAAATGAAAAAATGTACGATGCCTTGAGCAATGGAGGGTTGAATATTCCATTCCCTCAAATGGATGTGCATTTGCATAAAACTGACGATCAAAGCGCTTAG